The following are from one region of the Pseudorasbora parva isolate DD20220531a chromosome 12, ASM2467924v1, whole genome shotgun sequence genome:
- the pttg1ipa gene encoding PTTG1 interacting protein a, translating to MNFIPLVLLLFGLSSTLAQNVTAPPNATENSAPTSTKSSTTTQTTTQSSTTPTTPPRPSCESKNGTSCEECLADVDCLWCIPTKRCITYPAKTILPPHSLCPLNDARWGLCMINFQILIITLSVAAALLIIGVFVCIFCCCKCENIGSARFDNKMNRKLDKSKTKQEERKAEMKIRHDEIRQKYGLSRASPYARFENPS from the exons ATGAATTTTATTCCTCTCGTCTTGCTTCTCTTTGGTTTGAGTTCTACATTGGCTCAGAACGTTACAGCACCACCTAATGCTACAGAAAATTCAGCACCAACTTCTACAAAATCGTCAACGACAACACAGACTACGACACAATCTTCAACTACACCGACCACACCACCACGTCCAA GTTGTGAGAGCAAGAATGGTACAAGCTGTGAGGAATGCTTGGCAGATGTGGAT TGTCTGTGGTGCATCCCAACTAAAAGATGTATAACATACCCAGCCAAAACCATCCTGCCCCCACATTCCCTCTGCCCACTGAATGATGCTCGATGGGGCCTTTGCATGA TAAATTTCCAGATTTTGATCATTACATTGTCCGTGGCTGCAGCGCTCCTCATCATTggagtttttgtgtgcatattCTGTTGCTGCAAGTGTGAGAACATAGG ATCTGCTCGGTTTGATAACAAGATGAACCGGAAGTTAGACAAgagtaaaacaaaacaagaagaGAG AAAAGCTGAGATGAAGATTAGACACGATGAGATCCGTCAAAAATATG GTCTCAGCAGGGCAAGTCCTTATGCAAGATTTGAAAATCCCAGCTAA
- the sumo3a gene encoding small ubiquitin-related modifier 3-like: protein MSEDKPKEGVKTENDHINLKVAGQDGSVVQFKIKRHTPLSKLMKAYCERQGLSIRQIRFRFDGQPINETDTPAQLEMEDEDTIDVFQQQTGGSC from the exons ATGTCCGAAGACAAGCCTAAG GAGGGAGTTAAAACAGAGAATGACCACATCAATCTGAAGGTGGCGGGGCAGGATGGCTCAGTGGTCCAGTTCAAAATTAAAAGGCATACGCCTCTCAGCAAATTAATGAAAGCATACTGTGAGAGACAG GGTTTGTCAATAAGACAGATTAGATTTAGATTTGACGGGCAACCAATTAACGAGACAGACACGCCGGCGCAG TTGGAGATGGAGGACGAGGACACGATTGACGTATTTCAGCAACAAACTGGCGGCTCCTGCTAA